From one Mesoplodon densirostris isolate mMesDen1 chromosome 19, mMesDen1 primary haplotype, whole genome shotgun sequence genomic stretch:
- the LOC132480481 gene encoding COMM domain-containing protein 6-like, with the protein MEGCSEPQLDAKAKVTNQLTDFQWKLGMAVSSDSCRSLKYPYVAMMLKVADHSGQVKNKSFEMTIPQFQNFYRQFKEIAAIIETV; encoded by the coding sequence ATGGAGGGGTGTAGCGAGCCACAGCTGGATGCTAAGGCCAAGGTCACCAACCAGCTCACAGATTTTCAGTGGAAGCTGGGTATGGCTGTGAGCTCAGACAGCTGCAGATCACTTAAGTATCCTTATGTTGCAATGATGCTCAAAGTGGCAGATCATTCAGGCCAAGTAAAGAACAAGTCCTTCGAAATGACAATTCCACAGTTTCAGAATTTCTACAGACAGTTCAAGGAAATTGCTGCAATTATTGAAACTGTGTGA
- the LOC132480233 gene encoding ras GTPase-activating protein-binding protein 1-like: MVMEKPSPLLVGREFVRQYYTLLNQAPDMLHRVYGKNSSYVHGGLDSNGKPADAVYGQKEIHRKVMSQHFTNCHTKICHVDAHATLHDRVVAQVMGLLSSNHQALRRFMQTFVLAPKSSVENKFYVHNVIFRYQDEVFGGFVPEPQEESEVEEPEERQQTPEVVPDDSGTSYDQTVSSDLEEHLEEPVAEPEPDPEPEPEQEPVSEVQEEKSESVLEETVPEDAQKSSSPVPADSPDIPALQPRPESKPESQIPPQRLQRDQRVREQRINVPLQRGPRPVCEAGEQGDVEPQRIVRHPDSHQLFISNLPHEVDKSELKDFFQNYGNVVELRINSGGKLPNFGFIVFDDSEPVQKVLSNRPIMFRGEVRLNVEEKKTQATREGDRRDNHLRGPGGPRSGLGGGMTGTPRRGMVQKPGFGVGKGIAPRQ, encoded by the exons ATGGTTATGGAGAAGCCTAGTCCCCTGCTGGTCGGGCGGGAATTTGTGAGACAGTATTACACACTGCTGAACCAGGCCCCAGACATGCTACACAGAGTTTATGGAAAGAACTCTTCTTATGTCCATGGGGGATTGGATTCAAATGGAAAGCCAGCAGATGCAGTCTATGGACAGAAAGAAATCCATAGGAAGGTGATGTCACAACATTTCACCAACTGCCACACTAAGATCTGTCATGTCGATGCTCATGCCACTCTGCATGACCGTGTGGTGGCCCAGGTGATGGGCTTGCTCTCTAGTAACCACCAGGCTTTGAGGAGATTCATGCAGACCTTTGTCCTTGCTCCTAAGAGCTCTGTTGAAAATAAGTTCTATGTTCACAATGTTATCTTCAGATACCAAGATGAGGTCTTTGGTGGCTTTGTCCCTGAGCCTCAGGAAGAATCTGAAGTAGAGGAACCTGAAGAAAGACAGCAGACACCTGAGGTGGTACCTGACGATTCTGGAACGTCCTATGATCAAACTGTCAGCAGTGACTTAGAAGAACATTTAGAAGAACCTGTTGCTGAACCAGAGCCTGATCCTGAACCAGAACCGGAGCAAGAACCTGTGTCTGAAGTCCAAGAGGAAAAGTCTGAGTCAGTATTGGAAGAAACTGTTCCTGAGGATGCTCAGAAGAGTTCTTCTCCAGTACCTGCAGACAGCCCAGACA TACCAGCTTTACAGCCTCGTCCGGAGTCTAAGCCTGAATCTCAAATTCCACCGCAGAGGCTTCAGAGGGATCAAAGGGTTCGAGAACAGCGAATAAATGTTCCTCTCCAGAGGGGACCTAGACCAGTCTGTGAGGCTGGTGAGCAAGGTGATGTTGAACCCCAAAGAATCGTGAGACACCCTGACAGTCACCAGCTCTTTATCAGCAACCTGCCTCATGAGGTGGACAAATCAGagcttaaagatttttttcaaaattatgggAATGTGGTGGAGCTGCGTATTAACAGCGGTGGGAAATTACCCAATTTTGGGTTCATTGTGTTTGATGATTCTGAGCCTGTTCAGAAGGTCCTTAGCAACAGGCCCATCATGTTCAGAGGTGAGGTCCGCCTGAATGTAGAAGAAAAGAAGACTCAAGCCACCCGGGAAGGGGATCGCCGAGATAACCACCTGCGGGGACCTGGAGGCCCTCGAAGTGGGCTTGGTGGTGGGATGACAGGCACCCCCCGAAGAGGCATGGTGCAGAAACCAGGATTTGGAGTGGGAAAGGGCATTGCTCCAAGGCAGTGA